Proteins found in one Cataglyphis hispanica isolate Lineage 1 chromosome 15, ULB_Chis1_1.0, whole genome shotgun sequence genomic segment:
- the LOC126855315 gene encoding chymotrypsin-1-like, whose translation MVSSIQFTIRFAYDLQFVRMIKLTILVAISAIAHQACCDEPERIIGGDIAAIGQFKYQVSLQSYGEHICGGTIISSTHILTAAHCVDDDFYTNDMIVVTGTNSPRIGGEKHDIKCIRIHSGYTGEKENGWKDDIAVITLKKPIEANDVQGLIPLASKNYINGGKRGIVSGWGRTKTSGSSSEILRWLSVNVLSQERCLQGHKNPRTNENQICTLEKVGKGACQGDSGGPLVVDDEVVGVVSWVLPCALGISDVYTNVYNYRDFIEESQLTC comes from the exons ATGGTCTCCTCTATCCAGTTCACAATTCGATTTGCATATGATTTGCAATTTGTGAGGATGATCAAGTTAACTATTCTTGTCGCTATCAGTGCCATCGCCCATC aGGCTTGCTGCGATGAGCCCGAACGAATCATCGGCGGTGACATAGCCGCAATTggtcaatttaaatatcaagtatCCCTCCAATCTTACGGTGAGCATATTTGCGGGGGTACTATCATTAGTAGTACGCACATCCTTACTGCTGCTCATTGCGTAGATgatgatttttatacaaacgACATG ATTGTCGTAACTGGAACCAATAGTCCGAGAATAGGTGGCGAGAAACATGACATCAAATGCATTCGAATACATTCAGGATACACCGGTGAAAAAGAGAATGGCTGGAAGGATGATATCGCTGTGATTACC TTGAAAAAACCGATTGAAGCAAACGATGTCCAAGGTCTGATTCCTTTAGCAAGTAAAAACTACATTAACGGCGGCAAACGCGGCATCGTGAGCGGATGGGGAAGGACAAAAACAAGTGGATCATCCTCAGAAATACTCAGATGGCTTAGCGTGAATGTCTTGAGTCAAGAGCGCTGCTTGCAAGGTCACAAAAATCCACGCACCAATGAAAACCAGATATGTACGTTGGAAAAGGTTGGGAAAGGTGCTTGCCAA GGTGACAGCGGTGGTCCACTCGTTGTTGATGATGAAGTCGTTGGTGTCGTCTCTTGGGTCTTGCCCTGCGCTTTGGGCATATCTGATGTATATACTAATGTTTATAACTATCGTGATTTTATCGAAGAATCTCAATTAACATGCTGA